The DNA segment ccccccccccccccccccccccccccccccccccccccccccccccccccccccccccccccccccccccccccccccccccccccccccccccccccccccccccccccccccccccccccccccccccccccccccccccccccccccccccccccccccccccccccccccccccccccccccccccccccccccccccccccccccccccccccccccccccccccccccccccccccccccccccccccccccccccccccccccccccccccccccccccccccccccccccccccccccccccccccccccccccccccccccccccccccccccccccccccccccccccccccccccccccccccccccccccccccccccccccccccccccccccccccccccccccccccccccccccccccccccccccccccccccccccccccccccccccccccccccccccccccccccccccccccccccccccccccccccccccccccccccccccccccccccccccccccccccccccccccccccccccccccccccccccccccccccccccccccccccccccccccccccccccccccccccccccccccccccccccccccagcgggaCGGAGCGGACCCGGGCCCGGGCCGCCATCTCAGCCGGGCCGCCCCTTCCCTCTCGCTGCAGGGCGCCCAGTACGAGCTGAAGGAGAGCCCGGGGGTGCAGCACGCCGCCTTCCCCCCCCACCACCCTGCCTTCTACCCCTACGGGCAGTACCAGTTCGGGGACCCGTCGCGGCCCAAGAACGCCACACGGGAAAGCACCAGCACCCTCAAGGCCTGGCTCAACGAGCACCGGAAAAACCCCTACCCCACCAAGGGCGAGAAGATCATGCTGGCCATCATCACCAAAATGACCCTCACCCAGGTCTCCACTTGGTTCGCCAACGCGAGGCGGCGGCTCAAGAAGGAGAACAAAATGACCTGGGCCCCCCGCAGCAGGACGGACGAGGAGGGCAACTCCTACGGGAGCGACCACGAGGGGGAAGAGGACAAGAGGGAGGACGAGGAGGAGATCGACCTCGAAAACATCGACACCGAGAACATCGAAAGCAACAAGGACGAGCTCGAGGACGATCTACAGGATGCCGACCTCCTGCACTCTGACTCCAAGACGGACTCGGAGGGATCCGAAGGCTTCGAGGACCTGCCCGGCTCCGAGGAGCGCTACGACAAGGCCTCCGAGGGGGAGCCGCACCACCTCCGCCACCACCAcctgcttttcccccccccccccccccccccccccccccccccccccccccccccccccccccccccccccccccccccccccccccccccccccccccccccccccccccccccccccccccccccccccccccccccccccccccccccccccccccccccccccccccccccccccccccccccccccccccccccccccccccccccccccccccccccccccccccccccccccccccccccccccccccccccccccccccccccccccccccccccccccccccccccccccccccccccccccccccccccccccccccccccccccccccccccccccccccccccccccccccccccccccccccccccccccccccccccccccccccccccccccccccccccccccccccccccccccccccccccccccccccccccccccccccccccccccccccccccccccccccccccccccccccccccccccccccccccccccccccccccccccccccccccccccccccccccccccccccccccccccccccccccccccccccccccccccccccccccccccccccccccccccccccccccccccccccccccccccccccccccccccccccccccccccccccccccccccccccccccccccccccccccccccccccccccccccccccccccccccccccccccccccccccccccccccccccccccccccccccccccccccccccccccccccccccccccccccccccccccccccccccccccccccccccccccccccccccccccccccccccccccccccccccccccccccccccccccccccccccccccccccccccccccccccccccccccccccccccccccccccccccccccccccccccccccccccccccccccccccccccccccccccccccccccccccccccccccccccccccccccccccccccccccccccccccccccccccccccccccccccccccccccccccccccccccccccccccccccccccccccccccccccccccccccccccccccccccccccccccccccccccccccccccccccccccccccccccccccccccccccccccccccccccccgggggcggTGGCGGGGGTCTCCTGGCCGGGGTAGTCTCGATCCCCGAGAATTACCTTGCTCCAACGGAGataatttttgttgctgttgttgtcgCTTTTGCGTGAAGGACCCGGCCGCCAGGTTAGGCTCGCTGCGGGGTCAGTGTGTTTTCTCTGACGGTCACTTCTGCAAGCAGAGCAGTCGTTGTGTCGTATTTGCAACTGGCTGAGAAAGGAGCTTAAATCTCGAAGCTTAAATCAGGGATGGGAGGAATAAAACAGAGGCTATAAAGGaacgcttttttttttccctttccccttctctttttaGATCGATCTAGTGCCTTGGAAGTAGAGAAAAAGTTACTAAAGACAGCTTTCCAGCCAGTGCAGAGGCGGTAAGAGATGGCTCCCTCCGTCTCCCCGGGATGTATGGAGGCTGTTGTAAATGGTTAGCTTATTTTCTCCGCTTCTTTAGGTTCCTTTTCCATGGCGGTTTCTTGTTCTTCCTCTGCGTGCGTGGTGGGTTATTCTGTTTTatctattttctttgctgttctcCGTTGTGGCCCCCGGGAGCGATTCCCGCGGGCGGGCCGGGCTGCGCTCGGGGCCGCTGGGGCTGCGCGGTTGCGGAGCCCGGGCGCGGGTCGCCCCTGGCCCGGGAgcacatccctgagccccccgCGGAGCCCATCACCacccgccgcccccccccccccccccccccccccccccccccccccccatcacCACCCGCCGCTGTCGCTTCTCCGGGGGGAGAGGCACCGAGGCAGcagaaaatagtaaaataaaatataaattaaaaaatagaatcaTAATGAAAGCGAAACAAAAGCACCCACCCAGGGTATGAAAGCTGAAGAGGCTGAGCCTTGCCGCCCAAAATTTGGCGTAGCAGTCACTCAATTTCAATGAGAAACCAATTACCCTTTTGATTGATTGAAAGCACGGGGATCGGGCCCGCCGTGTTTTCATAGCTAAATACATTTACTATAAGTCACTCCAAAAACTTTTTATCTTTAtaaatctattaaaataataacaacaacaacaaaaccagagcTACCTGCAGTTACAAATATTTTGCCAGCCCAAGCTCACTAGAAatactattaaatatttttttttctgtgtcattttttttccaggcccCAGAACCAACTTGACGCCGCTATGGTTCTATCGGCGCTCTCGTCATCatagttaattttttattgttgttgtaATGATtgtaaaaaaatctctgtataGTTACAACTTGTAAGCATGTCCGTATATTAAaactcaaaaggaaaaaaaatacccgCTTCTGTACTATCACCTGGGTTAGCTGAGCTGTGAGATTTTTTTCGAAAGTCCAGTGAGAATTAGGTGttcccccccttttcttttttgttgttgttgtttgtttttgtacaTACCGTAAAAATGTACATATGTGTGAACCAAATTGTACAAGAAAGTATATATTTTTGGCTAATAAATAAACTGTTGCCACTTTGACTACACTCTCGTTTCCCCCATTCCGGAGttgttttcctccctccctcccggTCGGTGCCTGTTTCTGCGCGGCTGCCGGGAGCGGCTCGGGGCCgggcgggccgggccgggaCAGCGGCGAGGCCGAGCTGGgttgacccccccccccccccccccccccccccccccccccccccccccccccccccccccccccccccccccccccccccccccccccccccccccccccccccccccccccccccccccccccccccccccccccccccccccccccccccccccccccccccccccccccccccccccccccccccccccccccccccccccccccccccccccccccccccccccccccccccccccccccccccccccccccccccccccccccccccccccccccccccccccccccccccccccccccccccccccccccccccccccccccccccccccccccccccccccccccccccccccccccccccccccccccccccccccccccccccccccccccccccccccccccccccccccccccccccccccccccccccccccccccccccccccccccccccccccccccccccccccccccccccccccccccccccccccccccccccccccccccccccccccccccccccccccccccccccccccccccccccccccccccccccccccccccccccccccccccccccccccccccccccccccccccccccccccccccccccccccccccccccccccccccccccccccccccccccccccccccccccccccccccccccccccccccccccccccccccccccccccccccccccccccccccccccccccccccccccccccccccccccccccccccccccccccccccccccccccccccccccccccccccccccccccccccccccccccccccccccccccccccccccccccccccccccccccccccccccccccccccccccccccccccccccccccccccccccccccccccccccccccccccccccccccccccccccccccccccccccccccccccccccccccccccccccccccccccccccccccccccccccccccccccccccccccccccccccccccccccccccccccccccccccccccccccccccccccccccccccccccccccccccccccccccccccccccccccccccccccccccccccccccccccccccccccccccccccccccccccccccccccccccccccccccccccccccccccccccccccccccccccccccccccccccccccccccccccccccccccccccccccccccccccccccccccccccccccccccccccccccccccccccccccccccccccccccccccccccccccccccccccccccccccccccccccccccccccccccccccccccccccccccccccccccccccccccccccccccccccccccccccccccccccccccccccccccccccccccccccccccccccccccccccccccccccccccccccccccccccccccccccccccccccccccccccccccccccccccccccccccccccccccccccccccccccccccccccccccccccccccccccccccccccccccccccccccccccccccccccccccccccccccccccccccccctccaaaacTTGTAGCTTTGCTTCCCCGGCAAGGTGCTGGAAATCGGCCCAATCTGGGAAAGTTCTCTTCCTGCTCAGAAACCATCCCAAGGGGAGTTCTGGTAGGAGGGCGAGGGctgct comes from the Ficedula albicollis isolate OC2 chromosome 11, FicAlb1.5, whole genome shotgun sequence genome and includes:
- the IRX3 gene encoding iroquois-class homeodomain protein IRX-3, whose product is PQRDGADPGPGRHLSRAAPSLSLQGAQYELKESPGVQHAAFPPHHPAFYPYGQYQFGDPSRPKNATRESTSTLKAWLNEHRKNPYPTKGEKIMLAIITKMTLTQVSTWFANARRRLKKENKMTWAPRSRTDEEGNSYGSDHEGEEDKREDEEEIDLENIDTENIESNKDELEDDLQDADLLHSDSKTDSEGSEGFEDLPGSEERYDKASEGEPHHLRHHHLNAFFFPFPLLFLDRSSALEVEKKLLKTAFQPVQRRPQNQLDAAMVLSALSSS